The sequence ACGATCTCTTCCACTTGTTCCTTCGTCCACGAAGATTCAACGACGATAGTCGGCTTGATGACCACTTTGGTAAATCGATAGTTGCCTTCAATATTTTCTAATACTCCATCGGCAGCACTGTTATATGATTTCAAGGGAAGCCCTTTTCTTATTCCGAACGAGAGGAATGTGGTCATCTGACAAATCTCAACTGCCGCGACAAAAAGATCTTCCGGTGTCCACACGCCGAGAATACCTTTGAATTCCGGCGGACTTGAAACATCGATGACAGGTTTTCCTTCAGAGTGAAGGGATCCTTGTCTATTGGATTTCCATTCAACATTGGTGTGGTACGTAAATGTTTTAAACTTCTTTATCGGCTGTTGTGTTGTCGGTTCCATTATTATGTTCTTTCTTTTCAGATTTTGGTTTGTCAATCAGCAGCGCGCCGATTACCATGCCGTATCCGGTAGAAATATACGGATTGCTTGTAATGGCACATGTCCCATTTGCACAACCAATATAGTAATAGTACGCATAGCCAGCAGCGGCTCCGACGACAGAAGCAATACCACGTTTTTGCCAAATATTCAATCGTTTTAGAAATTCCATGAGGAGATTCCTCCTTTGAGATTCCCGACGGTGAAACCAGCCTTCTTTAACTTTATTCCGGCATTTACGCTGCGACTGCCGCTTGCACAATAACAGATAATTTCTTTTCCACGATATTTTTCCAATTCTTTCATTCGTGAAGAAAGTTCATGCATCGGTATATGTAGTGAAGATGGAATCGAATGTGAACTCCGTTCACCGACAGTTCGGACATCCAGCAAAATACTTCCTGATCGCACCTTTTCTTTTGCCTGAGCTCCGGAATAGTTATTGAGCGAACGTGCTAATAATTGTTTTCGTATGTAAAAAATTACCATGATGCCAAGAATGGCATATAAAAATATTTGATCTGGGGTCATCGAACCGCTCCGCTAATCGTTGGGAATTTCTGTGCCTTCCATTGTAGGATGCCTCCCTGCATATTCAGTGCATGAAAACCGTATTCTCGCAAGATCTCGACGGCTAATTCACTTCTATTGCCGGAATGACAATAGACAACGATCTTTTTGTGCTTGTAGTGATTCAGCTCATTGATCTTCTTTTCCAAGAATTGCAATGGCATCAACGGTGTGTTTGCGATTCGTTCCTCGGTATATTCTCCGGGTGAACGCACATCCAGGAGTACAGCGTTGGTATCTTTTGCTAACAATATTCGCGCCTCTTTCGCCGAGATATCGATGGATGCAGTCAATTGTTGAGCTTGTAATGATGATGTCATTGAGAGTATAACAACAGTGCCAATCAAAAAAACGACGGAGAGAAAATGTTTAAACGTAATCATGCAACAACGACTTTCTTGTTCAAAAGATTTTCGTTGATCATGTTCACCAATTCGTTTTTTGGCAATGCGCCGGCAGCCATCATCGGTTTACCTTCTTTTGGGATAAAGAGAAGCGACGGAATAGAACGGATGCCAAAGACTGAGGAAAGTTCCTGTTCGTCATCCGTATTTATTTTATAGAACTGTATCTGCCCTTTCATTTCTTCGGACAGTTCATCGATGATGGGACTGAGAAATCTGCACGGTCCGCACCACGGCGCCCAAAAATCCACCACCGCCGGAAGTTCACCATTAAACTTCCATTCCTGGTTTTTTTCGTAATCAAATACTTTGGTTAAAAAAGTCTCTTTTGTCAGCACTTCTGTCATTGTGGTATCCTGTTTAATTATTTTATTTTTACTGTTTCAATTTTTTTATTTGTATTCACACCGGTGATATGCCAGATAGGACAGTAACGCATAAAACCTGTTACAACAAAAACTAACCCTGCATATGCCAGTGGTGTTTCCGGTCCCCAAAATGCCAAAGAGGTAATCAGTAATCCAAGCGCTATACGAATTGGTCGTTCAACATCTCCAATATTGTTTTTCATGGTACATCCTTTGTAATAATTAAGTGAATAGACTGTAGGGATTGTTTACTTGAATATATGATGCAGGGAAATGAAAAAAGATTCAGCGTGCTGGTCTTTTTTTTGCTTTTTCCATGTGAATAACGGCAAAGAGTTTTTTACGCGATTGTTCAGGTAAAGCGGGGGCGGGATATTGTTTGTAGAGATACACTGTCTTCTTCAATGAATCCAGCAGTGCTGAGCAATTTTTGCATCCTTTAATATGTGCTTTAATACGTCGGCATGATTCGGAATCCAATTTCGCATCCAAATTATCACAGAGATGCTCATATACCTTTCCGCAGGAGAGTGTATGGATATGTTTTTTTATATTTCCGTGCGATTGTTTCATGCTGTCATAAGACCGTGTAATTTGTGCCGTAAAAATATTCTGGATCGTCGCAGTCGTGATTTCACTGCCGGAACAGAGAGTTTCAGAATCTTTGCTGTTTCTTCCGCTGTTTTTTCTTCCAAATCGCGCAGAACAAACACAACTTTATATTCATCGGGAAGTTCCTGGATAGCCGCATCCATCTGCTCGCGAAGCTCTTTATTCATCATCACCTCAACCGGCGAATCATCCCACGTCGCTAATTGTCTCTGGACATCTTCATTCTCAATATCTGGTGCTTCATCCAGTGATTCGAGCAGTCCTTCCAGTTTACGTTTCCGGCGATTCATCAAACAATTGTTCGCAACAATCGTGTAGAGCCATGTGGAAAACTTAGAACGTGAGTCGAACTGATCGATCTTCCGAAACACATTAATAAAAGTATCTTGAAACGATTCTTCCGCTTTTTCTTTATTTCGACAAAGTTTGAATGCAAATCCCCACACAGTCTGCTCATATCGCTTTACCAACTGAGCAAATGCGCGTTCATCACCTTTTTTGATTCTGGCAATCAACGTCGTATCGTTATGAGAATCGAGGGATGCCGTCATAAATAGGATGCAGAGATTTGGAAAAAGGATTCAATTGTTCAAAAGAATAGAGAAAAAAGAGTGTGAATTCAATACAAATTATCCTTGAAACAATGCTCTCATTTATCCGTTTTGTATTGAGTGTATGTTGAAGAATGACACAGTAAATCCTTGCTCTTGATAGAATTTAGTTCATACTTTTAAATATGGATCGCCGTTCAGTCTTAAAAAAATTATTTATTACTCCATTGATGCTTCCTTCGATTACCGCATTTGCCCAGGACCGATCAAATCTACCATTACATCACGGTGAAAGTGGCTTCATCAACACCGACCCTGATTTTATCGAGGCAGGTTTCACCGAAATGGCGCCCTGGATTTTGAAAAAACTTCCGGCAACATTTTCCTCAAGTGAAAAAATTGAAATTCCGCGTGAATATAATGATGGATCTTTCTTGAACGGCAACAAGCCGTATACGGCAACATGGATCGGTCATGCAACGGTGTTGATTCAAATGGAAGGTAAAACCTTTCTGACGGATCCTGTTTGGTCAGACCGGGTCGGTCCATTCAAATGGGCGGGAAGCCCGCGCATTTCGGATCCCGGCATGTCTATTGACAAACTTCCGCCGATCGATTTCATTCTCATCTCCCATAATCATTACGATCATCTTGACGAATCTTCCATTGAAGAGATTGTCGATAAAAATCCGAATGTAAAATTTTTTGTTCCGTTAAGAGTCCGCGATTGGTTTGAAGAACGTGGAATTCATAATGTAGAAGAGCTTGATTGGTGGGAGGGAGCCACATTCAACGGATTGAAGATTATTTGTACTCCGTCGCAGCACTTTTCGGGGCGATGGGTGAACGACAAAAACCAGACGTTGTGGTGTTCATGGACAGTGCTGGGGCAAAAGAAACTATTTTTCGCCGGCGATTCGGGATATTGCTCTCACTTTAAAAATATCGGAAAAAAATTTGGTCCGTTCGATTTGACGTTAATACCCATTGGAGCGTACGAGCCGCGAAGATTGATGAAACCTGTTCATATGAATCCCGAAGAAGCAGTGCAGACATGTTTGGATGTGAGAGGAAAAAAACTGTTGGGTATCCATTGGGGAACATTTGTGCTGACGGATGAGCCGATGGATGAGCCGCCGAAAAAATTGTATGACGCCGTAACGCAGCAGCAATTATCTAAAGATGATTACTGGGCGCTGAAAATAGGCGAAACAAAAGAGTGGTAAGAACTATCAGATAATAATTTTCTACGAAATAGTTATCGGCTGTACTCGTTGCTCCAAAATTCGTTGTGAACGAGGTACGGTAAATGTAAACACACTTCCGGCGCCAAGAACACTCTCCACAATAATTTTTCCCCCATTCTTTTCAACGAACTCTTTGCAGAGCAGCAATCCCAAGCCGGTACCGGGTTCATCCTGCGTTCCCTTCAACGAAGAATGTTCAAGAGTAAATATTTTCTTGATTTGTTCCTCCGTCATCCCAATTCCAGAATCTTCCACTGATACTTCTACTATATCGTCGTATTCGGCGCATCGCACACGGATGGTGCCGTTTTGTTCCGTGAATTTAATTGCATTGGAAAGGAGATTTCGGACAACGAGATTGATCATTTGAAGATCAGCGTACGCTTCCGTTGAAGGCGGGACAAGATTATGAACAGTGATCGATTTCTTCTTCGCCATTTGTTCCAATAAACGGATCTTTTCCTTTGCAATTTGATGCAGATTGATCTGCGTCGGTTCAATCGTCAATCCTTTCCATTGACTTTTTGACCATTGCAAGATATTCTCCATTGATTCCATGATATGATCCATCGTTGCGGTCGATTGTCGGGTATATTCCTTGATCACGTTATGATCCAGTTCTTCGTCGCGAAGATAGGAGATGAACAGTTTTAATGAGGAAACCGGTCCGCGCAGATCGTGAGTGATGGTTGAAAAAAGTTTATCCTTCACGCCGTTCAACTGTTCCAATTGGACATTTTGTTCATGGATAATTTCT is a genomic window of Bacteroidota bacterium containing:
- a CDS encoding sigma-70 family RNA polymerase sigma factor — its product is MTASLDSHNDTTLIARIKKGDERAFAQLVKRYEQTVWGFAFKLCRNKEKAEESFQDTFINVFRKIDQFDSRSKFSTWLYTIVANNCLMNRRKRKLEGLLESLDEAPDIENEDVQRQLATWDDSPVEVMMNKELREQMDAAIQELPDEYKVVFVLRDLEEKTAEETAKILKLSVPAVKSRLRRSRIFLRHKLHGLMTA
- a CDS encoding DUF6132 family protein, whose product is MEFLKRLNIWQKRGIASVVGAAAGYAYYYYIGCANGTCAITSNPYISTGYGMVIGALLIDKPKSEKKEHNNGTDNTTADKEV
- a CDS encoding rhodanese-like domain-containing protein, producing MTPDQIFLYAILGIMVIFYIRKQLLARSLNNYSGAQAKEKVRSGSILLDVRTVGERSSHSIPSSLHIPMHELSSRMKELEKYRGKEIICYCASGSRSVNAGIKLKKAGFTVGNLKGGISSWNF
- the trxA gene encoding thioredoxin; translated protein: MTEVLTKETFLTKVFDYEKNQEWKFNGELPAVVDFWAPWCGPCRFLSPIIDELSEEMKGQIQFYKINTDDEQELSSVFGIRSIPSLLFIPKEGKPMMAAGALPKNELVNMINENLLNKKVVVA
- a CDS encoding zf-HC2 domain-containing protein, encoding MKQSHGNIKKHIHTLSCGKVYEHLCDNLDAKLDSESCRRIKAHIKGCKNCSALLDSLKKTVYLYKQYPAPALPEQSRKKLFAVIHMEKAKKRPAR
- a CDS encoding DUF2892 domain-containing protein; its protein translation is MKNNIGDVERPIRIALGLLITSLAFWGPETPLAYAGLVFVVTGFMRYCPIWHITGVNTNKKIETVKIK
- a CDS encoding OsmC family protein, with protein sequence MEPTTQQPIKKFKTFTYHTNVEWKSNRQGSLHSEGKPVIDVSSPPEFKGILGVWTPEDLFVAAVEICQMTTFLSFGIRKGLPLKSYNSAADGVLENIEGNYRFTKVVIKPTIVVESSWTKEQVEEIVHTAHENCLIGNSVSAEVTVEPNIIIE
- a CDS encoding rhodanese-like domain-containing protein, with product MITFKHFLSVVFLIGTVVILSMTSSLQAQQLTASIDISAKEARILLAKDTNAVLLDVRSPGEYTEERIANTPLMPLQFLEKKINELNHYKHKKIVVYCHSGNRSELAVEILREYGFHALNMQGGILQWKAQKFPTISGAVR
- a CDS encoding MBL fold metallo-hydrolase, with amino-acid sequence MDRRSVLKKLFITPLMLPSITAFAQDRSNLPLHHGESGFINTDPDFIEAGFTEMAPWILKKLPATFSSSEKIEIPREYNDGSFLNGNKPYTATWIGHATVLIQMEGKTFLTDPVWSDRVGPFKWAGSPRISDPGMSIDKLPPIDFILISHNHYDHLDESSIEEIVDKNPNVKFFVPLRVRDWFEERGIHNVEELDWWEGATFNGLKIICTPSQHFSGRWVNDKNQTLWCSWTVLGQKKLFFAGDSGYCSHFKNIGKKFGPFDLTLIPIGAYEPRRLMKPVHMNPEEAVQTCLDVRGKKLLGIHWGTFVLTDEPMDEPPKKLYDAVTQQQLSKDDYWALKIGETKEW